A region from the Linepithema humile isolate Giens D197 chromosome 1, Lhum_UNIL_v1.0, whole genome shotgun sequence genome encodes:
- the LOC105669688 gene encoding U2 small nuclear ribonucleoprotein auxiliary factor 35 kDa subunit-related protein 2, whose product MPARRTPKVEALVVNAIRKLQDVQGSTSREISNYISQEYDFPGKEIRRQVQLALQHGLSYGILQRSKGGYSYNRDYLGWLSLGDGTGDGVMEPCPSQPWRFGVRKRRLAKRRRQRAQRERRRSEGRERSRRKGRSRGRRRRGRTRGRTRGRTRRRRSQRRRGRRQTRGRRRRRRGGTRGKERVRTRADPGEMEMVATVSELKENVSKDGDSHKSGTSISEHSDEQCLQNSQTLNMSDDV is encoded by the exons ATGCCTGCCAGACGGACTCCAAAAGTCGAAGCACTGGTTGTGAATGCTATACGTAAACTGCAGGATGTACAAGGCTCGACGTCGCGGGAAATTAGTAACTATATTTCCCAGGAGTACGACTTTCCTGGCAAGGAGATCAGACGGCAGGTTCAACTCGCTCTACAACACGGCTTATCCTATGGGATCCTTCAGCGGTCGAAGGG AGGGTATTCGTACAACCGCGACTACCTCGGGTGGTTATCGTTGGGGGATGGAACAGGTGACGGGGTGATGGAACCATGTCCAAGCCAACCATGGAGATTCGGCGTGAGGAAACGCCGACTTGCGAAACGCCGGCGTCAGCGAGCCCAGCGTGAGCGACGCCGGAGTGAGGGACGCGAACGCAGCCGCAGAAAAGGACGTTCTCGAGGAAGACGAAGACGCGGCAGAACACGCGGCAGAACACGCGGTAGAACGAGGAGGCGTAGATCTCAAAGACGTCGAGGAAGAAGACAAACtagaggaagaagaaggagaagaagaggaggaacACGCGGAAAAGAAAGAGTTAGAACGCGCGCTGATCCCGGCGAGATGGAAATGGTGGCGACGGTTTCGGAGCTGAAGGAAAACGTTTCTAAAGACGGGGATTCGCACAAAAGCGGAACTTCCATATCTGAACATTCGGACGAGCAGTGTTTACAAAATTCTCAAACTTTAAATATGTCCGATGACGTCTAA